A stretch of Campylobacter concisus DNA encodes these proteins:
- the fliW gene encoding flagellar assembly protein FliW, with translation MIFSVKSPILGFEHIKTMELIELDKFFVKLASKDDETSFTMINPFALRSYEFDIPNYYEDLMEIKESSQLRIYNIIVVALPLEKSTVNFIAPIVCNMDNMTLSQVVLDIAKYPQYGQAEMIENFIQK, from the coding sequence ATGATTTTTAGTGTTAAAAGCCCTATTTTAGGCTTTGAGCATATTAAGACGATGGAGTTAATTGAACTTGATAAATTTTTTGTTAAGCTAGCAAGCAAAGATGATGAGACATCTTTTACAATGATAAATCCTTTTGCATTAAGAAGCTACGAATTCGATATTCCAAACTATTATGAAGATCTTATGGAGATTAAAGAAAGCTCTCAACTCAGAATTTATAACATTATCGTTGTTGCACTCCCGCTTGAAAAATCAACTGTAAATTTTATAGCTCCTATTGTTTGCAATATGGACAATATGACCTTATCTCAAGTAGTTTTAGACATTGCCAAATATCCTCAGTATGGGCAAGCTGAAATGATAGAAAATTTTATACAAAAATAG
- a CDS encoding outer membrane protein assembly factor BamD, whose translation MKRFSKFLAVVALLGLFSGCAEKYTELYNLTPDEWYAQVIADIKDGDLEAADKHYVSMASEHVASPLLEQILLILAQAHANDEEYLMANHYLDEYIKRYGDNGPKTEFAQYLKIKANFDSFTQPNRNQKLMEDSVTEIEKFLYMYPNTEYKPLIETMLIKFKLALYFLDMQIADLYNRTGRDVSAKIYEQKLEDSPFRNSDLIKPDVAWYRKLFE comes from the coding sequence ATGAAAAGATTTTCTAAATTTCTAGCAGTTGTAGCTCTTTTGGGGCTTTTTAGTGGTTGTGCTGAAAAATATACCGAGCTTTACAATCTAACTCCTGATGAGTGGTATGCTCAGGTTATCGCTGATATAAAAGATGGTGATCTTGAAGCGGCCGATAAACACTATGTTTCAATGGCAAGCGAACACGTAGCAAGCCCGCTTTTGGAGCAAATTTTACTCATCCTTGCCCAAGCTCACGCAAATGATGAAGAGTATCTGATGGCAAATCACTATCTTGACGAGTATATCAAAAGATATGGCGACAACGGCCCAAAAACAGAGTTTGCTCAGTATCTAAAGATAAAAGCAAATTTTGACTCATTTACTCAGCCAAACCGCAACCAAAAGCTTATGGAAGATAGCGTAACAGAGATCGAGAAATTTCTTTATATGTATCCAAATACTGAATATAAGCCACTTATTGAGACTATGCTTATTAAATTCAAACTCGCGCTTTACTTCCTAGATATGCAAATAGCAGATCTTTACAATAGGACTGGTCGTGACGTTTCGGCTAAAATTTACGAGCAAAAGCTAGAAGATTCGCCGTTTAGAAATTCTGACCTTATCAAGCCTGATGTAGCATGGTATAGAAAACTGTTTGAATAG
- the lon gene encoding endopeptidase La translates to MQINENKGFPTEIPIIVEDELFLYPFMITPLFLSDDENLKALELAIQEETPILVVPTKPQQDGARDFDGIYDAGVIGTIMRRVPLPDGRVKVLFQGIDKGKILKQSGINPLRGIVDMLHVKRPSQVKTDALIVVLREKVRELSQFSHFFPPDLLKTIEESAEAIRVCDLVSSALRLKKQIAYSFFVEENLEQRLLKLIDYVIEEIEANKLQKEIKNKVHSKIDKTNKEYFLKEQLKQIQAELGADTSREEELEEYRKKLDAKKKFMAEDAYKEIKKQIDKLSRMHPDSADANTLQSYLDWVLEIPFENIAKKKSSITEVSKHLNADHYSLEKPKERIEEYFALRELLELRGVGEKVNNGAILCFAGPPGVGKTSLANSIAKALKRELVRIALGGLEDVNELRGHRRTYIGAMPGRIVQGLIEAKQMNPVVVLDEIDKVGRSYRGDPTAVLLEILDPEQNNKFRDYYLNFNIDLSKIIFIATANDVSMIPAALRDRMEFIELSSYTPQEKFEIAKKYLLPQELKKHGLKPSDVSISKEALELIISDYTRESGVRNLRRRIADILRKVAKNILTKKNEGKISVTAKNLKEFLEKKVYEIEPADKKDQIGLVNGLAWTSVGGDVLRIEAIRIQGKGSMQITGQLGDVMKESAQIAFSVVKVLIDNKKIKVPMAIVPKLDDDKRKLEASDVYRRYDLHLHVPEGAVPKDGPSAGITMATAIASILTDTKVRHDIAMTGEITLTGRVLPIGGLKEKLIAAHKAGIKTALIPRKNYDRDLIDIPAEVKGDMKIIAVDTIEDVLKNALVNKK, encoded by the coding sequence TTGCAAATAAACGAAAATAAAGGCTTCCCAACCGAAATTCCCATTATTGTTGAGGACGAGCTATTTTTATATCCATTTATGATAACTCCGCTTTTTTTAAGTGATGATGAAAATTTAAAGGCACTCGAACTTGCCATACAAGAAGAGACTCCGATCCTTGTGGTGCCTACAAAGCCTCAGCAAGACGGCGCTAGAGATTTTGATGGCATCTATGATGCTGGCGTTATCGGCACGATAATGCGCCGTGTGCCGCTACCTGATGGACGTGTAAAAGTTCTATTTCAAGGCATAGACAAAGGTAAAATTTTAAAACAATCAGGCATAAATCCACTCCGTGGTATCGTTGATATGCTCCATGTCAAGCGCCCATCACAGGTCAAAACTGACGCACTAATCGTAGTTTTAAGAGAAAAGGTAAGAGAGCTTTCACAGTTTAGCCATTTTTTTCCACCTGATCTTTTAAAGACGATCGAAGAGAGCGCTGAAGCGATCAGGGTTTGTGACCTAGTTTCAAGTGCACTTCGCTTAAAAAAACAGATCGCTTATAGTTTTTTTGTCGAGGAAAATTTAGAGCAACGCCTACTAAAGCTCATCGACTATGTTATCGAAGAGATCGAAGCAAACAAGCTTCAAAAAGAGATAAAAAATAAGGTCCATTCAAAGATCGACAAGACAAATAAAGAGTACTTTTTAAAGGAGCAGCTAAAGCAAATTCAAGCAGAGTTAGGAGCGGATACTAGCCGTGAAGAGGAGCTTGAAGAGTACCGCAAAAAGCTTGACGCGAAGAAGAAATTTATGGCTGAGGACGCCTACAAAGAGATCAAAAAACAAATAGATAAGCTTAGTCGTATGCACCCAGACTCAGCTGACGCAAATACCTTACAAAGCTACCTTGATTGGGTGTTAGAAATTCCATTTGAAAATATAGCTAAGAAAAAGTCCTCCATCACCGAAGTGAGCAAGCATCTAAATGCCGATCATTACAGTCTTGAAAAGCCAAAAGAGCGCATCGAGGAGTATTTTGCCTTGCGTGAACTTTTGGAGCTTAGAGGCGTTGGTGAAAAAGTAAATAATGGCGCTATTTTATGCTTTGCAGGCCCTCCAGGCGTAGGCAAAACAAGCCTTGCAAACTCGATCGCAAAGGCGTTAAAGCGTGAACTAGTTAGGATCGCTCTTGGTGGACTTGAGGATGTAAACGAGCTAAGAGGCCACCGTCGCACCTACATAGGCGCTATGCCAGGGCGCATCGTGCAAGGGCTCATAGAAGCTAAGCAGATGAATCCAGTGGTTGTTTTAGACGAGATCGACAAGGTTGGTAGAAGCTACAGAGGCGATCCAACCGCGGTTTTACTTGAAATTTTAGATCCTGAGCAAAATAATAAATTTAGAGATTACTACTTAAATTTCAACATCGATCTTAGCAAGATCATCTTTATCGCTACAGCAAATGATGTAAGCATGATCCCAGCCGCACTTCGAGATAGGATGGAGTTTATCGAGCTTAGCTCATACACTCCACAAGAGAAATTTGAGATCGCTAAGAAATATCTCTTGCCTCAGGAGCTTAAAAAACACGGACTAAAACCAAGTGATGTGAGTATCAGCAAAGAGGCACTTGAGCTAATTATCAGCGACTATACAAGAGAGAGCGGTGTGAGAAATTTACGTCGCAGGATCGCTGATATATTAAGAAAAGTCGCCAAAAATATCCTCACTAAAAAAAATGAGGGCAAGATCAGCGTCACGGCTAAAAATTTGAAAGAATTTTTAGAGAAAAAGGTCTATGAGATCGAGCCAGCGGATAAAAAAGATCAGATTGGTCTAGTAAATGGCCTCGCGTGGACTAGTGTCGGTGGTGACGTGCTAAGGATCGAGGCTATCAGGATCCAGGGTAAAGGCAGCATGCAAATCACCGGTCAGCTAGGCGATGTGATGAAAGAGAGCGCTCAGATCGCATTTAGCGTTGTTAAAGTGCTAATAGACAACAAAAAAATAAAAGTACCGATGGCTATCGTGCCAAAACTAGATGATGATAAGCGTAAGCTTGAAGCTAGCGATGTTTATAGGCGCTACGATCTTCACTTGCACGTACCAGAGGGCGCTGTACCAAAAGACGGACCAAGTGCTGGCATCACGATGGCAACCGCGATCGCATCTATACTAACCGACACAAAGGTAAGACACGACATAGCAATGACTGGTGAGATTACGCTAACTGGTAGGGTGTTGCCGATCGGTGGTCTAAAAGAGAAGCTCATTGCCGCACACAAAGCTGGCATCAAAACAGCTCTGATACCTCGCAAAAACTACGACCGCGACCTTATCGATATACCAGCCGAGGTAAAAGGCGACATGAAGATCATTGCCGTAGATACGATAGAAGATGTCTTAAAAAACGCTCTTGTAAATAAAAAATAA
- a CDS encoding methylated-DNA--[protein]-cysteine S-methyltransferase — MSKAYLKSPIGILEIIASENGICEINFVDKFEKISVKDKNLKLCLNELEAYFNGKLKKFSVRLDIKTTNFRAKIYEALQKVPYGETTTYAALALAVGHKNAYRAVGSANAKNPVPIIVPCHRVLASSGLGGYSGGDGLPTKIWLLEHEAKHK; from the coding sequence GTGTCAAAAGCTTACCTAAAATCGCCTATCGGAATTTTGGAGATCATCGCTAGCGAAAATGGAATTTGTGAGATAAATTTTGTAGATAAATTTGAAAAAATTTCAGTAAAAGATAAAAATTTAAAGCTTTGCTTAAATGAGCTAGAGGCTTATTTTAATGGCAAGCTTAAAAAATTTAGCGTAAGGCTTGATATAAAAACAACTAATTTTAGAGCAAAAATTTACGAGGCTTTACAAAAAGTACCATACGGGGAAACGACCACATACGCAGCCCTTGCACTTGCCGTAGGCCACAAAAATGCCTACCGAGCAGTAGGATCAGCCAATGCTAAAAATCCAGTGCCTATCATCGTTCCTTGTCATAGAGTGCTAGCTAGCAGTGGGCTTGGCGGCTACTCAGGTGGAGATGGCTTGCCAACTAAAATCTGGCTTTTAGAGCATGAAGCAAAGCATAAATAG
- a CDS encoding bifunctional aconitate hydratase 2/2-methylisocitrate dehydratase, whose translation MSFFTDYEKHVSEREKEGVPPLALNAKQTSEICELIKLASKPSGDEKAQSELKFLINLLETRINPGVDDAAKIKAEFLSEVIDGLAVNGLDAMRAIKILGKMLGGYNVEVLVRALKNSDENIARAAANELKNIILVHEYFDEIAKLASSNKFAKDVLASWANAEWFTHKKPIETCINAVVFKVPGETNTDDLSPASEAYTRADIPLHAKAMLVKKMPDGLEILKELKARGKKVAYVGDVVGTGSSRKSGINSIQWHLGDEIEGVPNKKTGGIVIGTTIAPIFFNTAEDSGALPIVANVNELEMGDEIEIWPFKGEIYKLVGGEKKLVANFKLSPNTLSDEIRAGGRIPLMIGRQVTKKAREALGLGEEQIFVKPDQPKEQSGGYTLAQKMVGKACGVAGVRAGAYVEPEILTVGSQDTTGPMTRDEVKELASLSFGADFVLQSFCHTAAYPKPSDLVMHESLPKFINLRGGVSLKPGDGVIHSWLNRMVLPDSVGTGGDSHTRFPIGISFPAGSGLVAFAAVLGMMPLNMPESVLIKFKGELKEGVTLRDLVNAIPYFAIKKGLLSVEKKNKKNIFAGKILEIEGLESLKVEQAFELSDASAERSAAACVVNLSVDSVVEYVRSNVALIDAMVKAGYESRETLLRRKEKMQKWLESPTLLRADKDAKYTEILEIDLSQIDEPILACPNDPDDVATLSEILADNKRVHKIDEVFVGSCMTNIGHYRALARILEHESKLTTRLWIAPPTKMDKSTLEDEGVYEIFKRLNARTEVPGCSLCMGNQARVNDNAVVFSTSTRNFDNRMGMGAKVYLGSAELAAVCALLGRLPSVDEYKKIVKDSLSLNKDEIYKYLNFNEISEFSI comes from the coding sequence ATGAGCTTTTTTACCGACTACGAAAAACATGTGAGCGAGCGAGAAAAAGAGGGCGTGCCACCGCTTGCGCTAAATGCCAAGCAAACAAGCGAAATTTGCGAGCTAATAAAACTTGCCAGCAAGCCTAGTGGCGATGAAAAGGCACAAAGCGAGCTAAAATTTCTTATAAATTTGCTTGAAACTCGTATCAATCCCGGCGTTGATGATGCAGCGAAGATAAAGGCAGAATTTCTTAGTGAAGTGATTGATGGGCTTGCTGTTAACGGCCTTGACGCTATGCGTGCTATTAAAATTTTAGGTAAGATGCTTGGCGGATATAACGTGGAAGTTTTGGTGCGAGCTCTAAAAAATAGCGATGAAAATATCGCTCGCGCTGCGGCAAATGAGCTAAAAAATATCATCCTGGTGCATGAATATTTTGACGAGATTGCAAAGCTAGCAAGTAGCAATAAATTTGCAAAAGATGTACTTGCTTCTTGGGCAAATGCGGAGTGGTTTACGCATAAAAAGCCAATCGAAACCTGTATAAACGCAGTCGTTTTTAAAGTACCTGGTGAGACAAATACTGACGACCTAAGTCCAGCGAGCGAGGCCTATACAAGGGCTGACATACCACTTCACGCAAAAGCAATGCTTGTTAAAAAGATGCCTGATGGTCTAGAAATTTTAAAAGAACTTAAAGCTCGTGGTAAAAAAGTGGCGTATGTTGGCGACGTGGTTGGCACCGGCAGCAGCAGAAAGAGCGGTATAAACTCGATCCAGTGGCATTTGGGCGATGAGATAGAGGGTGTGCCAAACAAAAAAACGGGCGGCATCGTGATCGGCACAACCATAGCTCCGATATTTTTTAACACCGCGGAAGATAGCGGTGCGTTGCCGATAGTTGCAAATGTAAATGAGCTTGAGATGGGCGATGAGATAGAAATTTGGCCATTTAAAGGAGAAATTTATAAGCTTGTTGGCGGTGAGAAAAAGCTCGTGGCAAATTTCAAGCTAAGCCCAAACACACTAAGCGATGAGATAAGAGCAGGTGGAAGGATACCGCTTATGATAGGACGCCAAGTGACCAAAAAGGCCAGAGAGGCTCTAGGGCTTGGCGAGGAGCAAATTTTTGTAAAGCCAGATCAGCCAAAAGAGCAGAGCGGTGGCTATACACTGGCTCAAAAGATGGTCGGCAAGGCTTGCGGCGTAGCTGGCGTTAGAGCTGGGGCATACGTGGAGCCAGAAATTTTAACTGTTGGCTCGCAAGATACGACAGGTCCGATGACTAGAGATGAAGTAAAAGAGCTTGCAAGCCTTAGTTTTGGCGCGGATTTTGTTCTGCAAAGCTTTTGCCATACGGCTGCTTACCCAAAGCCAAGTGATCTTGTGATGCATGAGAGCTTGCCAAAATTTATAAATTTACGTGGCGGTGTGAGTCTAAAGCCAGGCGATGGCGTCATCCACTCGTGGCTAAACCGCATGGTACTGCCTGACAGCGTTGGCACTGGCGGCGATAGTCACACGAGATTTCCTATCGGTATTAGTTTTCCAGCTGGAAGTGGTCTAGTGGCGTTTGCAGCGGTACTTGGAATGATGCCACTAAATATGCCAGAGTCGGTTTTGATCAAATTTAAAGGCGAGCTAAAAGAGGGCGTGACGCTTAGGGATCTTGTCAATGCTATACCTTATTTTGCCATTAAAAAAGGGCTTTTAAGCGTTGAGAAGAAAAACAAAAAGAACATTTTTGCGGGTAAAATTTTAGAGATAGAAGGGCTTGAGAGTCTAAAAGTAGAGCAGGCGTTTGAGCTAAGTGACGCTTCGGCTGAACGCTCGGCTGCGGCTTGTGTGGTAAATTTGAGCGTTGATAGTGTCGTGGAGTACGTTCGCTCAAACGTTGCGCTAATAGACGCAATGGTAAAAGCTGGTTACGAGAGCCGTGAGACTCTGCTTAGACGAAAAGAAAAAATGCAAAAATGGCTTGAAAGTCCAACTCTTTTAAGAGCCGATAAAGATGCAAAATACACTGAAATTTTGGAGATCGATTTATCGCAGATAGATGAGCCTATTTTGGCGTGTCCAAATGACCCAGACGATGTGGCAACGCTAAGTGAAATTTTAGCTGATAACAAAAGAGTGCATAAAATTGATGAAGTTTTTGTGGGAAGCTGTATGACAAATATCGGCCATTATAGAGCACTTGCTAGAATTTTGGAGCATGAGAGCAAGCTTACAACTAGGCTTTGGATAGCACCGCCGACAAAGATGGATAAAAGCACACTTGAAGATGAAGGTGTTTATGAAATTTTTAAAAGATTAAACGCGAGGACAGAGGTGCCAGGCTGTTCACTTTGTATGGGTAATCAAGCAAGAGTAAACGATAATGCAGTGGTATTTTCTACTTCAACTAGAAATTTTGATAACAGAATGGGTATGGGCGCGAAGGTCTATCTAGGAAGTGCCGAGCTAGCCGCTGTTTGTGCGCTACTTGGGCGTTTGCCAAGTGTAGATGAATATAAAAAGATAGTAAAAGATAGCCTTAGCTTAAATAAAGATGAAATTTATAAATATCTAAATTTTAATGAAATAAGCGAGTTTAGCATATAA
- a CDS encoding ankyrin repeat domain-containing protein, with protein MKKVVFFLFFSVCSFINLHALECSDLAKKESFKTTPNDLAYTNEGLFYCDGSLLNLKEVKELFDASVAVRSESQSCVGDRVYKENLNKLRWLLLKASFAPEFYAKELAEPKVAEGEKDARMEYLRYWANESLFNFLKYKKFIEAYKNAQTPLVKFYESLGLDTPSAAYYATSVVNEFLTFGVGKNVNKAKILTPEQSMMAQRINSDELANLLYSKNFSTAELTNLLNIALLNEKSSDMIKEIIRRGADVNLGDETPLFFALKNIENVKILLANKADVNHKNFFGKSVLFYAVQFSDKPLCELLLKNGANANESYIDENAKMNMINLGVTQVEDTCGLEHTNRSVFMHAAAHATPEILKLLIDSGADINATDDAGFNALDYAMKEQNEKTIKFLENLGLKPNFN; from the coding sequence ATGAAAAAAGTAGTTTTTTTTCTCTTTTTTAGCGTTTGTTCTTTTATAAATTTACACGCTTTAGAGTGCAGTGATCTTGCTAAAAAAGAGAGCTTTAAAACTACTCCAAACGATCTTGCTTACACGAATGAGGGGCTATTTTACTGTGATGGTTCGCTTTTAAATTTAAAAGAGGTAAAAGAGCTTTTTGATGCGAGTGTGGCTGTGAGAAGTGAGTCTCAAAGCTGCGTTGGTGATAGAGTTTATAAAGAAAATTTAAACAAGCTTAGATGGCTTTTACTAAAAGCGTCATTCGCACCCGAGTTTTACGCAAAAGAGCTTGCAGAGCCAAAGGTTGCTGAGGGAGAAAAAGACGCCAGAATGGAGTATCTTAGGTACTGGGCAAATGAAAGCTTATTTAATTTTTTAAAATATAAAAAATTTATCGAAGCTTACAAAAATGCTCAAACTCCGCTTGTAAAATTTTATGAAAGCCTTGGACTTGATACGCCAAGTGCCGCTTACTACGCAACTAGCGTGGTAAATGAGTTTTTGACTTTTGGTGTTGGTAAAAATGTAAATAAAGCTAAAATTTTAACACCTGAGCAAAGTATGATGGCTCAAAGGATAAATTCCGATGAGCTAGCAAATTTACTTTACTCAAAAAATTTCAGTACCGCTGAGCTTACAAATTTGCTTAATATCGCACTTTTAAACGAAAAAAGTAGCGATATGATAAAAGAGATTATAAGGCGTGGGGCCGATGTGAATTTGGGCGATGAGACGCCGCTATTTTTTGCTTTAAAAAATATAGAAAACGTAAAAATTTTACTTGCAAATAAGGCCGATGTAAATCACAAAAATTTCTTTGGGAAAAGTGTACTTTTTTATGCTGTGCAGTTTAGCGATAAGCCACTTTGTGAGCTTTTGCTAAAAAATGGTGCCAATGCCAACGAGAGCTATATAGATGAAAATGCCAAGATGAATATGATAAATTTGGGTGTGACGCAAGTTGAAGATACATGCGGTCTAGAGCATACGAACAGAAGCGTTTTTATGCATGCAGCAGCTCACGCAACGCCAGAAATTTTAAAGCTTTTGATAGATAGTGGTGCTGATATAAACGCGACTGATGACGCTGGATTTAATGCGCTTGACTATGCCATGAAAGAACAAAAC